In the Trichoderma atroviride chromosome 4, complete sequence genome, GTATAGCTTGAAGGATGGATTCGCCAAATCGAGAACAAGCAAATCTGTCAATGTATGGTATGACGAAAATCCTGTGGGGTCCGATTGTTGGGCGATtattgctgccactgccactagTATACAGTACGAAGGGAATTTATCTTCGATGAATGGCCATTATCATCTTTTGACTCAGTTTGCACTTTCTCTACAACCAGACCCTGTTCTTCTTCGTTGGAATTAGAAAAGACTTCTGCTCAGTGAGAACCAGCTTGCATGGCTTGCCTAAATGTAGAGAGTAAGCCACGCAGCATAATCGCTCTTCACCGATTCCTTGCCGTGTTCCGAACTGACGGCTTGCACAGCCCACGAATTTCTCCATCGGGCAACTTTTAATGACGCATACAGCAGTAACTGGCGCCTGGCAGGTACAAAAACGTGCTCTGAATGAAAATACTGATAAAAATACCCTCGGTTAAAAAACGGTTACCATCGTCAGCCGTGAGCCAGAACGTGGTCACGGCGGAGTGGAGTCCAGAAGCTGTCACTTTCAGTAGTGCAGGTTTGAAGCTCATATTCGCTCAACTAGAATCCTGCAATTGCGTATATCCTCATCATGCCAGAATACAATTATGGCATGGAAAACGCAACAAAGAACGCCATCGATTACTTGAAGAACGGATGGAACGGTGTCGAGGACCGGGCAACCATTCAGGTATTGCAGTAACAACGTAGCCAGCATTTTTAAGCTACGAAAGGGGTCAGTACAGAAAATGTGATTATAGACTCATGTATACTTTTTAGTAGGGATATTCGGTAGAGGAATGGTGTATCACACTGTAGCTCACATCTTCCAGCATTTCGAGCATGAGGCCACAGCTCATGCGTATCAGCCGCTTCCCTTTAGGCAGAAcattctgctgctgatgcctcTAGCTTTGTCTGCTGTATTATTGACCCCTTCAGTGCCTCTGGAACATGATTTTGAGACTATACGAATGGCGGTCAGCGACAGCGGCGAGATGACGAACAATATGATGAAATCCCCTTCGTTCATTTTGTCCAACGCATCAACCACGCGATAAACCTTGGGCGTGACTTCGAGACCTTGGACAAGGATATCCCACAGAGCCTCTGCTCCTGTGCCATCGACGCCGCGCAGCTTGACGAGTTCCTTGACCTTGGATATAAGGAGCGTGCCGTAGGGCAGAAGCCGGGCTGCAAACCTTGAAGTCACAAACGAGATGCTTGCAGGTGTGGGTTTTAACCACGGTTTGgtggaaggaaaagaacagTATGGGCGTGCCTGGAGCCGGCGAATAGTgttggcagcaacaacagaTTTGCCGCTGTAGTCGACACGCCTAACAAGCGGGCAGCTGGTGTCCGTCAATTGGGCCTATTCCTTGAAGCTATGGGACTGGTATATCCATGATTCCGTTGCTGGGACGTGTGCTTGCAGGTGCTTTACTTACTCGCTGCCGGACGAGAGGTCCTCAGTCGATTGGAGCCATTACCGCAGCAACGCGACACGATTCTTGAGTGATATCCCAGCACAAGTTTCTACTAACGTCATGACCTCGAAACTCTCGTCACGGTTGGCATGCTGGTGTTCATACACGACTTGGTTGGCGTATCTGTGAGCAGAGACAAATGATGATGCCTCGTTGGGCGGACAAGTTCTTTCTTTGCCCTCATAATATGGGGCATGGGCCGATAGATGAATATAAGGGAAGAGTAGGGCAAAAGTAGAGTCATCCAGCGAGTGTTGATAGagcacatgcatgcatgtaggTCGTAGAGTTCGAGGCTCTGTGCCGCCTGATTAGAAGAGCAAGATTTAAGATCAATTCCAATTCtgataaaaaataattaaaagtataagtGTAAGTTTACTAATGAGCAAAGTTGAGAGACAATTTGCCAAAACTAGTTTGTTGGGATAGCATTATACCAGCCAAACAAATTCTTTGGGTCCCactgcttcttcaagctcatAAGCTTCGTAAGCTTGCGAGTGGAATACCAAGCAACAGGCCCTTCATCGCCATGCGCATAGTTAACATATGTAGACAGGCTATCGTAGCCACTTGTCGCAGCAAAGCTTTGCCGAGATTGTTTCATAAACGAATTAACTGGTCCGTCAAGCGTGGGATCGGTATACCAACCCTCAAAGAGACTGGCAGGTTTGCATTAGCGCGAAGTTTGCAAAGGTTCAAAGACGGGACTTGTCACTTACACCATGGTCTTGGTGTCGCGAAGAGGATATGCTGTCTGCGAGTCCGGAACAGCGGCAACTGCCTCGGATGAGTATTTCTGAATCACCACGCGGCCAGCATAAGCCGGGTAGTCGAGATAGAACTGCGTTAGGTTGGCAAAGTAGCTTTCCCAGGTAGGCACATGTGTCTGTTTCAGTGCGGCGTGGTAGATATTGACGCGATTATTGGCAGTACAAGCGTTACCTGCAACTCCGAAATAAGCCTGGCTTATTTCTTCATTCCAAGGAACCATGGAGATATTTTTGTTGGTAGGGTTCATGGCAATGAGCGGTTCCAAGTGAGGCATGGCTTCATCTACTGTGCCAAAGTAGATAACATTCACCCACAGAGTTGCCTAACAATGTATTAACGAATTAGTCTGTATTCTTGAGAGAACTCGGGAATCAGTTAGTTTACCTCACGGGTGGTGGCGTTTGCAAAGGCAAAACCACTCAATGCCATATTTGCGGGCAGAGACTCATCATAAGATTGCATGTACTCCCACACAGAGCCATTGTCGGCAGCTGTGAATGCAAAATCGGCATTGACAACTTGTCCACCGTTTGTGGCGTCATATACTTTGTAGGTTGCAGAGGTTACTATACCAAAGTTTTGGCCAGCACCACGCAGCGCCCAAAACAAATCTGGATTCTGCGTGGCGGATACCGTAATAAGATCGCCCGAAGCCGTCACCAGTTGGACCGAGAGAAGATTATCAATAAGCAGGCCCCTGAGGCCCTGTAGGCTGCCCCAGCCTCCGCCCAACGTGGTGGAAATGACACCAAGGCAGGAGACAGAGGCAATAGCTGGCATCTCATATATCAGTCTCCTTTTTAGCCTTCCGAATGCAGATGCTCAGAGTACATACGAAGTTCTTTTCCATTCTTGAAGAGCACGTCGATAATCTGTGAGAAAACGACTCCGCCACCAACTGTGAGCGTGTTCTGCGTTGTGTCTAGGCTCACGGACTGAAAGTTGGCGAGGTTTATGGCCAATCCATCTTGCAGTTTGGATAGCGTTGTGGTGACGCCTCCACCGCCACTGGTGACGGAGAATGGAATCTGATGCTGCCCGGCAATTTTGACCTGGATACTGTTTAGTCAATAGTTTCGCCACCAGACATTGGAAACTCTTGGACTCACGATATTTTGGACGTCTTGGTTAGTGGCAGGCTTGATAACAGTGCTAAAGGTAGGCTGCGTAAAAATATCCCATCGAGGAGTCAGCGTTTCGTTGAAGCTGCGATCTGTGCAAATAGATATTTCAGCACCATAGGACAACGAAGATCCAAATAAGGATGCAACATTGTCAACCGAGCACCCTACAGAGGCAGAGATGAGAAAGGACGTCCATAACAGCAAGTGACGCGCCATTGTGGCAAGATTGCTAACGACTGGACCAGGCTAGATAAGATATCTACTCTGGATGCTGGACTTGATGGACATTGTAGAGGAAGATATCTGGGTATTTATATAGATCTATTAGTATAGGATCCTGAGGAAGACGGAGCAAAAATGTGGGCTTGATGGCAGAAGTTTTCTCTCTATCGTAGGAATTCTAGCCACAGGGGTAGAACATGGAGGCTTACGATAGTTTACAGAAGTACGACGGGTAGGGGGTTGCCAGATTATTGGAATTAACTGGGATCCCGACCCAGGGGCTTATATTGGCTATTCATATCAAGGTTAGCTTTGGTAAGATTTTAAGATGGCCAAGCACTCAATGGGTATACGTAGTGCTATATATATCTCAATATATTGTCTAGTGAGATGCATGGGCAGTCATATATCCATGTTCCTTGAGCACTAAGCACAGAGCAGTTGTGCAGAGCTTGAGCTCTTAAGCTCTCACTCGTGCATCGTAATCATCAGCCGCCCGACGGACCATGTCCTTCCAATCAAAGAACCAGACCTTGTGGGATCGTTCTCGAACCTGCTCTTTGAACTTGTCAAAGTCGTCGCCCACATCCGGGACAGAACCCTGAAATAATTCAGCCATGTAGCGACTGCTTTCGACTAGCCACTGTCCTCGCTCACGGCAAATGCTGTCATATGTCTTGAAGGCTGCAGACAAGGCCGCAGATTTCGAAATTGAGTTGTCCCCAGAAATTAAGTCGTTGCCAGCCTTCTTAAGAACGGTGGCTAGGACCAATGCATCTTCCACGCCCACGCACGCCCCAGCACCGTGATGCGGAGAGGTGGCATGAGCCGCATCTCCAGCGAGACAGACGCGGTCATATGAGAAAGATGGGAGTGGGTGATCAAGGGTGTCAAAGATTGCCCATCGATCAAGCTGGTCAGGGAGAAGGTCAATCATTGCGCGGACGGCTGGTCCAAACTTGGAAAACGCCTCCACGACGTCTGCCTTTGAAGCAGGAGCAGTGAGATTCTCATTGTCTGGCCAATCATTCTTGTCCTGGATAAAAGCCACAAAGTTCATGAACTTGCCACGACCGACGGGGTAGGTGTTGATGTGTGCTCTCGGTCCGAGGTACATCAATTGTCCActtggaagatggccaaggGCAGCAAGTGCCTCGTCCATCTCGATCAGGGCGCGATACGCGCTCTGATGTGAGTAATGTGGATAGGAAGCCGGATTATCCTCCCCCAAGACAATCTGACGAACGCGAGATTTGACGCCGTCACAGCCAATAACTGCCCACGGCAGAGAATAATACCATGTTAGCATGTGTGCACTGATTTTTGGGATCCGGGCTTAGGGCACTTACCAGCATCGGCCAACGCTTCTGTGCCATCGGAGAACTTcagcaccagcttctcgtcttTACTATTTTGCTCAATCGAGGCTATACGTTTCCCAAGCTTTATCAAGTCTGGTGGAACAAGACTAACAAGCTCGTTGAGAAATTGGCCGCGGTGACAGCCGGGAAAGCCATCTTTTTTGCCTGTAGAGAGCTCAAAATCGAAAGCTGTGCCCTTTTCTCGCAGTCTAATGTCTTCTTGGGCGAAGCCATTGATCCACCGCAGGCTTCCAGTGGTTGCGATACCGACCTTGCCCAGGGCACCGGCAACGCTGGGATTCAAAGCTTGCATACATTGGGTTGCTGTCTCTGTAAATCCGAGACCAGCGCCTATTTCTTTCAATTCAGATGCTCTCTCGTAGATGACGACTGGGATGTTGCGTTTAATTAAGCCTAGGGCTACGTGTAGACCAATGATACCACCGCCAATGACTGCAATATTAAACGGCACTGAGCCGTCTTGGCCTGCGTTGCCCGTTTCTGCCATGTCTTCAACAAATATCCCTTGAGAGAATCTGCGTATGAAGGTTGCGTAGCACTAAGGAGTGGGGGCGAGGAATAGTAAGGGAGAGAGGGCAGGCCAGCAATTAGGAATCTGAGTTGGCCGGGCACAAGCCAAGCTACAACGCGCTTTACTTTGAGTAACACCTTTATAGATCGCCGCTTCGGTCAATCAAGGTAAAATGAGTTATGGGTACTGCGTATGGCTATTTAGGGGAGGCGCATAGATGATGTCTCTGCCCGTGTAAGCAGCTAGTTCTGTAACAACTCCTCCAACAGCGACTGGTCTAACTCATTGCGCTATTAGCTAAGTTgttatactataataaaataaaattgtAAAAAACATACGATGAATTAATTTTatcttaatattattaaatactttcTTTGTGAGTAATGGTTTATATCAACTATGGATTATCCATGCTGCTTACTCTATGGCCCGACTAGTGTAACCTCCATGGATTAGATCGTGATAACATACCCTTCTAGCTTATACTAAGATCTTTTAGTCAGGTCCTCGGCAAAACGTTTTCTCCATTTCAAACCGTTGAGGTTTTGTTCCATCGCAACGGGTCTGCGGTGAATTAACACCAGACATGATTTCGATTCCTATCTGCGGGGTATACGACATATAAGCACTAAGATTTTGGGATCAGGAGATGCAGCTTTTCAGAGAGCCCTGTACACGGCTCCAGTTCATAAACATACCCCCTCCCCTAGACGTAGATGCGCTGACTATCATTCTAGCGCCACAGGGTATCTCGCTCCACCCAGTTTTAAGAAGAATCGGTAACAACCACTAGCTCAAGTCTCGAATCAAAGGAGGATTCGTATATACTTCGTATGTAAGATTCATTGACATGCAACAATGCTTGCTACATATAACCTAGATAGTCTTTGTTACACAGGGATTATAAAGTCGGCTTCCAGGGAGTATTTGATTTGGTATTAATAATGATAATGTCAGACGCAAAGTAGATCCACTGGTTCTATTAATGCGAATAACAGGATATTGCTCCAGCCCGGATAGATTCATGTAGTCAGAGAAAACTACAAGCAATATACCGGAGCCTGAAACTCATTGAGCTTATGGGGGTGACGATAAACGATTGAATACACAGTAAAATGCCTCAATATTCCTTCAGAATACCAACATCTCGTCATCGTTCGGATTTAGGCAATGTAGAGGAGCCTGGTTATCACCATCGCCCCATGAAACCTTTGTACAGGAAAGGCCGTAAAACCTTCTAGAAATTCCAAGTGCCTTATTTCCACTAACATTGCTTTTGCTATACAGCTACAATTCTTTGCGAAGTTCAGCCTACATCATTTTCATTCATGTTAGACAGAATGGATGAAACAGAGCGTTACCGAGATGTTCTCGGCCAGCTGCCTTTCTTGAAAAGCTATACACACCTTTTACTATGCTTCCCAATTACAGATGATAAAGATCGGGAGCTCATAGTATCTTCTCTGGAAGATAGTATACTCAAACTGAAGTCAAGCCTACCATGGCTCGGCTACCGAGTTATGAACGACGGTAAAAGTAGCAGATTAGCCGTCTGTCCAAAATTCGCACCACCCAATTCCTCATTGCAAGTTCGAGACCGCTCCAATGAGTGCCCATCATTTTCAGAAATTATCAAGGCAAAAGGTCCATTTTCGATGCTGGACGGGTCCCTCGTAGCGCCCGTGGTTGCTTTCCCGCAGTCATACGAGGAGTCGGACTTGAAGCCTGCACCAGTCATCTCATTCCAAGCCAACTTTGTTAAAGGTGGCCTGTTGCTTGACT is a window encoding:
- a CDS encoding uncharacterized protein (EggNog:ENOG41~SECRETED:SignalP(1-18)~CAZy:AA7~TransMembrane:1 (n5-17c35/36o600-617i)), which gives rise to MARHLLLWTSFLISASVGCSVDNVASLFGSSLSYGAEISICTDRSFNETLTPRWDIFTQPTFSTVIKPATNQDVQNIVKIAGQHQIPFSVTSGGGGVTTTLSKLQDGLAINLANFQSVSLDTTQNTLTVGGGVVFSQIIDVLFKNGKELPIASVSCLGVISTTLGGGWGSLQGLRGLLIDNLLSVQLVTASGDLITVSATQNPDLFWALRGAGQNFGIVTSATYKVYDATNGGQVVNADFAFTAADNGSVWEYMQSYDESLPANMALSGFAFANATTREATLWVNVIYFGTVDEAMPHLEPLIAMNPTNKNISMVPWNEEISQAYFGVAGNACTANNRVNIYHAALKQTHVPTWESYFANLTQFYLDYPAYAGRVVIQKYSSEAVAAVPDSQTAYPLRDTKTMVLFEGWYTDPTLDGPVNSFMKQSRQSFAATSGYDSLSTYVNYAHGDEGPVAWYSTRKLTKLMSLKKQYANQVVYEHQHANRDESFEVMTRVDYSGKSVVAANTIRRLQARPYCSFPSTKPWLKPTPASISFVTSRFAARLLPYGTLLISKVKELVKLRGVDGTGAEALWDILVQGLEVTPKVYRVVDALDKMNEGDFIILFVISPLSLTAIRIVSKSCSRGTEGVNNTADKARGISSRMFCLKGSG
- a CDS encoding uncharacterized protein (TransMembrane:1 (o15-34i)) — encoded protein: MAETGNAGQDGSVPFNIAVIGGGIIGLHVALGLIKRNIPVVIYERASELKEIGAGLGFTETATQCMQALNPSVAGALGKVGIATTGSLRWINGFAQEDIRLREKGTAFDFELSTGKKDGFPGCHRGQFLNELVSLVPPDLIKLGKRIASIEQNSKDEKLVLKFSDGTEALADAVIGCDGVKSRVRQIVLGEDNPASYPHYSHQSAYRALIEMDEALAALGHLPSGQLMYLGPRAHINTYPVGRGKFMNFVAFIQDKNDWPDNENLTAPASKADVVEAFSKFGPAVRAMIDLLPDQLDRWAIFDTLDHPLPSFSYDRVCLAGDAAHATSPHHGAGACVGVEDALVLATVLKKAGNDLISGDNSISKSAALSAAFKTYDSICRERGQWLVESSRYMAELFQGSVPDVGDDFDKFKEQVRERSHKVWFFDWKDMVRRAADDYDARVRA